One window from the genome of Nitrosospira multiformis encodes:
- a CDS encoding polysaccharide deacetylase family protein: MMDVFITVDVEIWCDGWDNIDAKFPSAFQRYIYGPTSRGNYGLPYQLDQLREHGLTGVFFVEPLFSTRFGLDPLSEIVGLVRERGHELQLHLHTEWVDESKEPLLDDITGKKQLLRYFSLEDQTILIQAGARLIELAGGQSVNAFRAGNFGFNRDTLRALARNHIVFDSSYNASMLGRDSGVSPDVPLMEPIECEGVYEYPMTVFQDGASSLRHAQVTACSYREMEGLLWQALESGRKAFVILSHNFELLNGGMDRPDDIVVARFRKLCTFLDRHRDCFRVRGFHGLAPDLADSQPAPLTSPIWKTGLRMLEQGLRRGFR, encoded by the coding sequence ATGATGGACGTATTCATTACCGTTGACGTGGAGATCTGGTGTGATGGCTGGGACAACATTGACGCCAAGTTTCCGAGTGCATTTCAACGCTACATCTACGGCCCCACATCAAGAGGCAATTATGGCTTGCCATACCAGCTGGATCAATTGCGGGAGCACGGCCTGACGGGCGTTTTTTTTGTGGAACCTCTCTTTTCGACCCGGTTTGGGTTGGATCCTTTGTCGGAAATCGTGGGTCTCGTTCGAGAACGGGGCCATGAATTGCAGCTTCATCTGCATACCGAATGGGTGGATGAATCCAAAGAACCTCTGCTCGACGATATCACTGGAAAGAAGCAACTCTTGCGTTACTTTTCGTTGGAGGATCAAACAATCCTGATCCAGGCGGGCGCAAGGCTGATTGAACTGGCCGGTGGTCAAAGCGTAAATGCCTTTCGCGCAGGAAATTTCGGTTTCAATAGGGATACGCTGCGGGCACTCGCCAGGAATCACATTGTTTTCGACAGCAGCTACAACGCCAGTATGCTTGGACGGGACAGTGGGGTAAGTCCGGATGTCCCACTTATGGAACCGATCGAGTGTGAAGGCGTATACGAGTATCCCATGACGGTCTTTCAGGACGGAGCTTCTTCATTGCGCCATGCGCAAGTAACTGCTTGCTCGTACCGGGAGATGGAAGGGTTGCTGTGGCAAGCGCTGGAATCCGGTCGTAAGGCCTTTGTTATTCTTTCACACAACTTCGAGTTGCTTAACGGCGGTATGGATCGTCCGGACGATATCGTGGTAGCCCGCTTCCGCAAACTCTGCACCTTTCTTGATCGTCACCGGGATTGCTTCCGTGTTCGTGGTTTTCACGGTTTGGCCCCGGATCTCGCGGATTCACAGCCTGCTCCGCTCACCTCGCCGATCTGGAAAACGGGACTCAGGATGTTGGAACAAGGACTACGGCGGGGGTTCCGGTGA
- a CDS encoding XrtA system polysaccharide deacetylase produces MNTTPIRNAMTVDVEDYFQVSAFAPHISRESWTSIFCRVESNIDRILSLLDEEGAKATFFTLGWIADRHPDMVRRIVANGHELASHGWAHHRVSDQEPHEFRDDVMRSKAILEDIGGQAILGYRAPSFSIGRNNLWALDILEEAGYRYSSSIYPIQHDHYGMPEAPRFAHHPRTHHGLLELPITTMRLFKRNFPAGGGGYFRLWPYPVSRWFLQRLNHLEHRSAIFYFHPWEIDHKQPRQQGISMKTRFRHYYNLHRMEERIKALTRDFVWDRVDRIFLEQDA; encoded by the coding sequence ATGAACACAACACCAATACGCAACGCGATGACCGTCGATGTGGAGGACTACTTCCAGGTTTCGGCGTTTGCTCCCCATATTTCAAGGGAATCATGGACTTCCATATTTTGCCGGGTGGAGTCCAATATCGATCGTATACTCTCCTTGCTGGATGAGGAAGGTGCAAAGGCAACTTTCTTTACCTTGGGATGGATTGCCGACCGCCACCCTGACATGGTCAGACGCATTGTCGCAAACGGTCACGAACTTGCCAGTCACGGTTGGGCTCATCATCGAGTCTCCGATCAGGAGCCTCATGAATTTCGTGACGATGTCATGCGCAGCAAAGCCATTCTTGAAGACATCGGCGGTCAGGCCATATTAGGTTATCGCGCGCCGAGTTTTTCCATTGGCCGCAATAATCTATGGGCGCTGGATATACTTGAAGAAGCCGGCTACCGCTATAGTTCCAGTATTTATCCCATTCAGCATGATCATTACGGCATGCCGGAAGCCCCCCGCTTCGCCCATCATCCGCGCACGCATCATGGGTTGCTGGAACTACCCATTACTACCATGCGTTTATTCAAGCGGAATTTTCCCGCCGGCGGCGGCGGCTATTTCCGGCTTTGGCCCTACCCGGTTTCGCGATGGTTCCTGCAAAGATTGAATCATCTCGAGCACCGTTCCGCGATCTTTTATTTCCACCCTTGGGAAATAGATCATAAGCAGCCGCGTCAGCAGGGTATCAGCATGAAAACACGCTTCCGCCACTATTACAATCTTCATCGTATGGAAGAACGAATCAAGGCATTGACTCGGGATTTCGTGTGGGATCGCGTGGATCGGATTTTTTTGGAACAAGATGCATGA
- the xrtA gene encoding exosortase A, with the protein MSVQTPQKIAHGSATTLDQQSLKGAALLTVVIIAAILAGYHETTWSMVSIWERSDTFAHGFLIFPFSAYLIWEQRKYLSTFHPEPNPLALAVLGALGFGWLLATLASVQVFEQYFLIMMIPAAVWAILGTRMAWALAFPLAYLLLAVPFGDALIPPLIDFTADFTVRALQLTGIPVYREGSFFTIPSGNWSVVEACSGLRYLIASFTLGTLYAYLTYRSLKRRLAFIALSLIVPIIANGIRAYMIVMTGHLSDMRLAVGVDHLIYGWIFFGFVMLLLFWIGSFWREDDRENDNTEADPHPGSRFNQGSKGSLKGMVLTASAVLAIAFIWPVSAAYLENRFSRSTEPEIEIPGVSGKWETGTTQISDWRPKYIGAAAQFLQNYRGSSGSVDLYATYYRNQQQGTELINSENLLVPETQPHWRTIGESTRDILLSSQPVTIRQNQLHSPATNLLIWRWYWIGAEKTASPYMAKFILARNKLLGRGDDGAEIIIAARYEETPDEAVPVLQAFVDDMMPMMTKGLENAWER; encoded by the coding sequence ATGAGCGTACAGACACCGCAAAAAATCGCGCATGGTTCAGCCACAACGCTGGATCAGCAAAGTTTGAAAGGGGCCGCGCTCCTCACCGTTGTCATTATTGCTGCAATATTGGCGGGTTACCATGAAACCACCTGGTCTATGGTTTCCATCTGGGAGCGATCCGATACATTTGCCCATGGTTTTCTTATTTTTCCCTTCAGTGCCTATTTGATCTGGGAGCAACGCAAATATCTGAGCACATTTCACCCTGAGCCCAACCCTCTGGCTCTGGCGGTACTCGGTGCCTTGGGCTTTGGCTGGTTGCTGGCAACGCTTGCCAGCGTTCAGGTGTTTGAACAATATTTTCTGATAATGATGATTCCCGCCGCGGTTTGGGCAATCTTGGGAACCCGGATGGCTTGGGCGCTCGCTTTTCCGTTGGCCTATCTCTTGCTCGCGGTACCCTTTGGCGATGCGCTTATTCCTCCCCTCATCGACTTTACCGCTGACTTTACCGTACGGGCACTGCAGTTGACTGGCATACCGGTTTACCGCGAGGGGAGTTTCTTTACCATTCCCAGCGGGAATTGGTCCGTGGTGGAGGCCTGTAGTGGTTTGCGCTACCTGATTGCATCCTTCACGCTGGGTACGCTTTATGCCTATCTGACATACCGAAGCCTGAAACGCCGTCTGGCGTTTATCGCGCTTTCGCTGATTGTACCTATCATCGCCAATGGGATTCGTGCCTACATGATCGTGATGACCGGCCATCTGAGCGACATGCGTCTGGCTGTGGGAGTCGATCATCTTATTTATGGCTGGATATTCTTCGGTTTTGTAATGCTGTTGTTATTCTGGATCGGGTCATTCTGGCGCGAGGATGATCGCGAAAATGACAATACCGAGGCTGATCCCCATCCTGGATCCAGGTTTAATCAGGGCAGTAAAGGCTCACTCAAGGGCATGGTTCTCACTGCCAGTGCAGTTCTTGCCATTGCTTTTATCTGGCCGGTGTCTGCCGCTTATCTTGAAAACAGATTTTCCCGCAGCACGGAACCCGAAATTGAAATTCCAGGTGTCTCAGGAAAATGGGAGACCGGTACTACCCAAATCTCCGACTGGAGGCCCAAGTACATCGGTGCCGCCGCCCAGTTCCTGCAAAATTACCGGGGCAGCAGCGGGTCGGTGGATCTTTACGCTACTTACTACCGTAACCAGCAGCAAGGAACAGAGCTGATCAACTCCGAGAATCTGCTCGTACCGGAAACACAACCCCATTGGCGGACCATCGGGGAAAGTACACGCGACATACTTCTCAGTTCTCAGCCAGTGACCATCAGGCAGAACCAGTTGCATTCGCCTGCCACAAATCTGCTCATCTGGAGGTGGTATTGGATTGGCGCGGAGAAGACGGCGAGTCCTTACATGGCTAAATTTATTCTGGCCCGGAATAAACTCCTGGGCAGAGGGGATGATGGGGCGGAAATCATTATCGCCGCGCGTTACGAAGAGACACCGGATGAAGCTGTTCCAGTGCTTCAGGCTTTTGTGGATGACATGATGCCAATGATGACAAAAGGGCTTGAGAATGCATGGGAGCGCTAG
- a CDS encoding XrtA/PEP-CTERM system amidotransferase, producing MCGIVGLFDTRGKSEIDRRILWRMNQLQIHRGPDEGELYTEPGVGFGHRRLSIMDVSSGQQPLFNEDGSVVVVFNGEIYNFQELAKELIALGHTFRTHCDTEVIVHAWEEWGEYCVDRFRGMFAFGLWDRNQETLFLARDRLGIKPLYYGMLGDGTFIFASELKALLAHPDFIREMDAHAIEDYFAYGYVPEPKTIFRQALKLSPAHTLKLSTGQSMPRLRQYWDIPFTPHASISMQEAQEELIVRLRESVKIHLMTEVPLGAFLSGGVDSSAVVAMMANLMGEPVNTCSISFGDPAFNESQYAQKVAERYHTQHDVEQVNQDDFELIDKLASLYDEPFADSSAMPTYRVCELARKRVTVALSGDGGDENLAGYRRYRWHLYEDRMRSMLPLGFRKPLFGLLGSLYPKADWAPKVLRAKSTFEALARDSVEGYFHSVSIMKDKMRQRLFSPSFSRSLQGYQAVEVLRMHADKCPVDDALSRVQYLDMKTYLVGDILTKVDRASMAHALEVRVPLLDHKLVEWISGLPVSFKLHGHEGKYVFKKALEPYLPNDILYRDKMGFSVPLASWFRGPLRQKLNDALMGPVLADTGIFNQAFLREMLDQHQSGRRDYSAPLWTLLMFESFLRNVLPMEHSGSRKNDLKVA from the coding sequence ATGTGTGGAATTGTTGGTCTGTTTGACACGCGCGGCAAAAGTGAAATCGACCGGCGAATACTCTGGCGCATGAATCAGCTCCAGATTCACCGCGGGCCTGATGAAGGAGAGCTATATACCGAGCCCGGTGTGGGCTTTGGCCATCGTCGTCTTTCGATCATGGATGTCTCCAGCGGGCAGCAACCGCTTTTCAATGAAGACGGCAGCGTAGTCGTAGTTTTCAACGGCGAAATCTACAATTTTCAGGAACTCGCAAAAGAGCTTATAGCCCTCGGTCACACCTTTCGCACGCATTGTGATACCGAAGTCATTGTCCACGCCTGGGAAGAATGGGGTGAGTATTGCGTGGATCGCTTTCGCGGCATGTTTGCCTTCGGCTTGTGGGATCGTAACCAGGAAACCCTGTTTCTTGCTCGCGATCGGCTTGGTATCAAACCGCTTTACTACGGCATGCTCGGAGACGGTACATTTATTTTCGCCTCCGAACTCAAGGCACTGCTTGCCCATCCGGATTTCATCCGAGAGATGGATGCCCATGCTATCGAAGACTACTTTGCTTATGGCTATGTTCCTGAGCCAAAAACGATATTCCGGCAGGCGCTCAAACTTTCCCCGGCTCATACGCTGAAACTTTCAACCGGTCAAAGTATGCCGCGACTGCGTCAGTACTGGGACATACCATTTACTCCGCATGCTTCCATCAGCATGCAAGAAGCACAGGAAGAGCTGATTGTCCGGTTGCGTGAATCGGTAAAGATTCATCTGATGACCGAAGTGCCGCTGGGAGCCTTCCTTTCCGGCGGCGTGGATTCCAGCGCAGTGGTGGCGATGATGGCCAACCTGATGGGAGAGCCGGTCAACACGTGCTCCATTTCTTTTGGGGACCCTGCCTTCAATGAATCCCAGTACGCACAAAAAGTGGCCGAGCGCTATCATACCCAGCATGATGTCGAACAGGTAAATCAGGACGATTTCGAGCTGATAGACAAACTGGCCTCCTTATACGACGAACCCTTTGCCGACAGTTCGGCCATGCCTACCTACCGGGTCTGCGAGCTGGCCAGAAAACGTGTGACTGTCGCGTTGTCGGGAGATGGCGGCGACGAGAACCTCGCGGGATATCGCCGCTATCGATGGCATCTTTATGAAGATCGGATGAGATCCATGTTGCCACTTGGATTTCGAAAGCCTTTGTTCGGTTTGCTAGGCAGCCTATACCCGAAGGCTGACTGGGCGCCAAAGGTTTTGCGTGCAAAATCCACCTTCGAGGCGCTGGCACGTGATTCCGTGGAAGGATATTTTCACAGCGTTTCCATTATGAAGGACAAAATGCGACAGCGTCTCTTCAGCCCTTCTTTCAGCCGCAGTCTCCAGGGGTACCAGGCGGTGGAAGTATTGCGCATGCATGCCGACAAATGTCCTGTCGATGACGCCCTGTCCCGCGTGCAATACCTGGATATGAAAACCTACCTTGTCGGCGACATTCTTACCAAGGTGGATCGCGCCAGCATGGCTCACGCCCTGGAAGTGCGCGTACCATTGCTGGACCATAAGCTGGTCGAGTGGATATCCGGCCTCCCGGTTTCCTTCAAACTGCATGGCCATGAAGGCAAATATGTATTCAAAAAGGCGCTGGAGCCTTATCTTCCCAATGACATCCTTTATCGCGACAAGATGGGATTTTCGGTACCACTGGCAAGCTGGTTTCGCGGCCCGCTGCGCCAAAAGCTTAACGACGCTTTAATGGGCCCGGTTCTGGCCGATACCGGGATCTTCAACCAGGCCTTTCTAAGGGAGATGCTTGATCAGCATCAGTCGGGAAGGCGTGACTATAGTGCGCCGCTGTGGACGCTGCTGATGTTCGAATCGTTTCTCCGTAACGTGCTGCCCATGGAGCATTCGGGCTCGCGCAAGAACGATCTCAAGGTGGCATGA
- a CDS encoding FemAB family XrtA/PEP-CTERM system-associated protein produces MSSIIDAFQEDHQASLHKTGTPVVHAFQPQDAARWDEFVSGCPEATFFHRAGWKTVIERALGHRTWYLYAESGGKIQAVLPLAEINSRLFGHCLSSLPFCVYGGIAAISESGRTALDRAAQALAARLKTDYLEYRNLRIQHPDWPTKDLYVTFRKDIDPEVEQNMQAIPRKQRAMVRKGIKAGLESVIDEDTERFFLAYSASVHRLGTPVFSRRYFRLLKETFAKDCELMVVLKGGCTVSGVMSFYFRDEVLPYYGGGTGEAREVAGNDFMYWELMRRACERGVKTFDFGRSKRNTGSYDFKKNWGFEPQPLHYEYQLHHAGAVPDHNPLNPKYQIFIKAWRKLPLPVANLIGPYIVKNLG; encoded by the coding sequence ATGAGCAGCATCATTGACGCATTCCAGGAGGATCATCAAGCTTCCCTCCATAAAACCGGTACGCCGGTCGTCCATGCCTTTCAGCCACAGGATGCAGCAAGATGGGACGAATTCGTCTCAGGTTGTCCGGAAGCCACTTTCTTTCATCGCGCTGGCTGGAAGACGGTCATTGAACGTGCTTTGGGCCATAGAACCTGGTATCTCTACGCCGAATCCGGAGGGAAAATTCAAGCAGTGCTGCCATTGGCGGAAATCAACAGCAGGCTTTTTGGCCATTGCTTGAGTTCGCTCCCATTTTGTGTCTATGGTGGCATTGCCGCAATTTCGGAATCCGGCCGCACCGCGCTCGACCGCGCCGCCCAGGCGCTCGCTGCACGCCTGAAGACCGACTATCTCGAATACCGGAATTTGAGAATACAACACCCGGATTGGCCAACCAAGGATCTCTATGTCACTTTCCGTAAAGACATAGATCCGGAAGTGGAGCAGAACATGCAGGCCATCCCGCGCAAGCAGCGTGCAATGGTGCGCAAGGGCATCAAGGCTGGACTGGAAAGCGTCATAGATGAGGATACCGAGCGTTTTTTTTTAGCCTATTCCGCAAGTGTGCACCGTTTGGGTACTCCGGTCTTTTCGAGGAGATACTTCCGGCTTCTCAAGGAAACTTTCGCTAAAGATTGCGAGCTTATGGTCGTTCTAAAAGGAGGGTGCACCGTCAGCGGCGTAATGAGCTTTTATTTCCGTGACGAGGTGTTGCCTTATTATGGGGGCGGCACCGGCGAAGCAAGGGAGGTGGCGGGTAACGACTTCATGTACTGGGAACTGATGCGCCGCGCCTGTGAAAGAGGGGTTAAAACGTTTGACTTCGGGCGCAGCAAGCGTAACACGGGCTCTTACGATTTCAAGAAGAATTGGGGATTTGAGCCGCAACCGCTGCATTATGAATATCAGTTGCATCATGCAGGAGCGGTGCCCGATCATAACCCTCTTAATCCCAAATATCAGATTTTCATTAAGGCTTGGCGGAAACTGCCGCTACCGGTTGCCAATCTTATTGGTCCTTACATCGTGAAGAATCTGGGCTAG
- a CDS encoding TIGR03087 family PEP-CTERM/XrtA system glycosyltransferase, which yields MQELLYLVHRIPYPPDKGDKIRSYHLLKHLSQHYRIHLGTFIDDEKDWSYVGKVKDFCDETCFVNLSPKAARLRSLGGLFFRQPLTLPYYRDKGLQAWVNSVLETRSVRNILIFSSGMAQYVSHAGPARRIIDFVDIDSDKWMQYATTKSWPMNWIYRRESRLLLSYEKQVTREFDGAAFVSEAEANLFKRLAPEVATKVTYFNNGVDADYFSPKNIYPNPYTAGTDTLVFTGAMDYWANVDAVDWFARGVLSAIRAHLPDVEFHIVGARPTARVMALATLPGVTVTGSVPDIRPYLAHASLAVAPLRIARGIQNKVLEAMAMEKIVIASPQAMEGLCALPGKELLVANDEDDFAHQIVTLLQSKSHRTMGHAARARVLEDYSWEKGLTRVDALLSQPQIISTDEACPHALQNHFKSARDVA from the coding sequence ATGCAGGAGCTTCTTTATCTCGTTCATCGTATTCCCTATCCGCCGGACAAGGGGGACAAAATACGCTCCTATCACTTGCTCAAGCACCTGAGTCAACACTACCGCATCCATCTCGGTACTTTTATTGATGACGAGAAAGACTGGAGCTATGTGGGTAAAGTCAAAGATTTCTGTGATGAGACCTGCTTTGTCAATCTCTCCCCTAAGGCTGCGCGCTTACGCAGCCTTGGCGGCCTATTTTTCCGGCAACCTCTTACCTTACCCTACTATCGGGATAAGGGTTTGCAAGCTTGGGTGAATAGCGTGCTCGAAACAAGATCCGTCAGAAATATTCTGATTTTCTCCTCGGGCATGGCGCAATACGTAAGCCATGCCGGGCCTGCACGCCGGATAATCGATTTTGTGGATATCGATTCGGACAAATGGATGCAGTACGCAACCACCAAAAGTTGGCCGATGAACTGGATATACCGGCGCGAATCAAGATTGCTGCTCAGCTATGAAAAGCAGGTCACCAGAGAATTTGACGGTGCAGCTTTTGTTTCCGAGGCAGAAGCCAATTTATTCAAGCGGCTTGCGCCCGAGGTTGCGACAAAAGTCACTTACTTTAACAACGGCGTCGATGCGGACTATTTTTCGCCAAAAAATATCTACCCTAATCCCTACACCGCTGGTACCGATACCCTGGTTTTCACCGGGGCTATGGATTACTGGGCTAATGTTGATGCTGTGGACTGGTTTGCGCGCGGTGTCCTTTCCGCAATTCGGGCGCACTTGCCCGATGTCGAATTCCATATCGTCGGCGCACGGCCAACAGCACGAGTAATGGCGCTGGCTACCCTCCCTGGAGTTACGGTAACGGGTTCGGTGCCGGACATACGGCCCTATCTCGCCCACGCATCGTTGGCGGTTGCACCGTTACGCATCGCCCGCGGTATACAGAACAAGGTGTTGGAAGCGATGGCCATGGAAAAGATTGTGATCGCTTCTCCACAGGCAATGGAGGGACTATGCGCGCTTCCTGGTAAGGAACTATTGGTCGCAAACGATGAGGACGATTTTGCTCATCAAATAGTTACGCTACTTCAGAGCAAATCGCATCGGACTATGGGTCATGCGGCGAGAGCCCGTGTTCTGGAGGATTACAGTTGGGAAAAAGGTCTGACGCGTGTTGACGCGCTACTTTCCCAGCCGCAAATTATTTCGACTGACGAGGCGTGTCCGCATGCCCTGCAAAACCATTTTAAATCCGCGAGAGATGTGGCATGA
- a CDS encoding TylF/MycF/NovP-related O-methyltransferase — protein MLIKRIAKQIVDAEWVARVVEVLDRRSDNRMTELGMLSQAFEFAKINEVPGDYFEFGLWRGKTFGYAHRMKRRYGRRDMKLWGFDSFQGLPATEKHPDNIWYEGQFACARPEFEAILASRGIRTSEYELIEGFYSDSLNDATHRRLSGRKAAVIYIDCDLYESTIQVLNFIQPYIVNGSIICFDDFYNYKGDPEQGEQRALADFMRQETHLGFIPYLDYAPLGKSFICRLK, from the coding sequence ATGTTAATCAAACGCATCGCAAAGCAGATAGTGGATGCCGAGTGGGTGGCCCGCGTAGTTGAAGTATTGGATCGTCGCTCGGACAATCGAATGACCGAACTCGGGATGTTGAGCCAGGCCTTCGAGTTCGCAAAGATTAACGAAGTACCTGGAGATTATTTCGAGTTTGGCCTGTGGCGAGGCAAGACCTTCGGCTACGCTCATCGAATGAAGCGGCGCTATGGCCGGCGCGATATGAAGCTGTGGGGCTTTGATTCATTTCAGGGCTTACCGGCAACAGAGAAGCATCCCGACAACATATGGTATGAAGGGCAGTTTGCCTGCGCCCGCCCCGAATTCGAGGCAATTCTCGCATCCCGTGGAATCCGGACATCCGAGTACGAATTGATTGAGGGTTTTTACAGCGATAGTCTGAATGATGCTACCCATCGGCGATTATCCGGACGCAAGGCGGCGGTCATCTATATTGATTGCGACCTGTACGAGTCAACTATTCAAGTACTCAATTTCATCCAGCCATATATTGTAAATGGTTCCATTATCTGCTTCGATGACTTCTACAATTACAAAGGCGATCCTGAACAGGGCGAACAACGCGCGCTGGCAGACTTTATGCGGCAGGAAACACACCTGGGCTTCATCCCCTATCTGGACTATGCTCCGCTTGGAAAATCATTTATCTGTCGTCTAAAATGA
- a CDS encoding GNAT family N-acetyltransferase: MKQVWHYRQVPIKLQLGDKTLFASQLWLQVREVGLDDETPPVTEPAPPDDVLQLNSQGFLVRSLRVNGKQPVLRKLDNYLCYVSSQHQRYYIDMRLSFEEYKSKFSSKTRSTLNRKIKKYAEYCGGNISWKVYKSAGEIPEFFRLARVVSRITYQEKLLDAGLPDSEEFLGEMEQLAEQGLVRGFILFHQDQPVSYLYCPISNEILIYAYLGYDPGYMNFSVGTILQWLALEYLFEEHSFRFFDFTEGQSEHKKLFATHSVQCANVFFLRSNLRNRFLLHSQSAVNHLSRLAGDKLDQLGLKSKVKKMMRFGT, from the coding sequence GTGAAGCAAGTATGGCATTACCGTCAAGTCCCCATAAAGCTTCAACTGGGTGACAAAACGTTGTTTGCATCCCAATTATGGTTGCAAGTGCGGGAAGTGGGGCTTGACGATGAGACTCCGCCAGTGACAGAGCCGGCGCCGCCAGATGACGTTCTGCAACTCAATAGTCAAGGTTTCCTGGTGCGATCGCTGCGCGTCAACGGCAAGCAGCCTGTACTTCGGAAGCTGGACAATTATCTCTGCTATGTATCTTCCCAGCACCAGCGGTATTACATCGATATGCGTCTGTCGTTCGAAGAGTACAAGAGCAAATTTTCCTCCAAGACGCGTTCGACTCTCAATCGTAAAATCAAGAAATACGCCGAATATTGCGGTGGCAACATTTCCTGGAAGGTTTACAAGTCAGCCGGAGAAATTCCGGAGTTCTTTCGGCTTGCCCGTGTTGTTTCCAGGATAACCTATCAGGAAAAGCTGCTTGACGCAGGCTTGCCCGATTCGGAGGAGTTTCTTGGCGAAATGGAGCAGCTTGCTGAACAGGGGCTTGTTCGTGGGTTCATCCTTTTTCATCAGGATCAGCCCGTCTCGTATCTCTATTGTCCGATCTCCAATGAAATTCTGATCTATGCTTATCTCGGATACGATCCCGGCTACATGAATTTTTCTGTGGGCACAATTTTGCAGTGGCTTGCCCTAGAGTACCTGTTCGAGGAACACTCTTTTCGTTTTTTTGATTTTACTGAAGGACAATCAGAGCATAAAAAGCTGTTTGCCACTCATAGTGTTCAATGCGCAAATGTTTTTTTCCTGCGCAGCAATCTGCGCAACAGGTTCCTGCTGCATAGTCAAAGCGCCGTGAATCATCTCAGCAGGCTGGCTGGCGATAAGCTGGACCAGCTCGGGCTTAAGTCGAAAGTAAAAAAAATGATGCGCTTCGGAACCTGA
- a CDS encoding TIGR03088 family PEP-CTERM/XrtA system glycosyltransferase, whose amino-acid sequence MFEGHYHAASTHCSCHSSPGCGGLENGLVNLINHIPPERYRHAIVCLKGYSDFRYRILRENVEIVALNKREGHDFGLYLNLFRTLRRLKPDIVHTRNLGTMEGQVIAAVAGARARIHGEHGRDIFDLHGKNRKYNLLRKAIRPFVDHFIAVSRDLESWLVDTVGATPQRIDQIYNGVDSLRFHPRGGTPFGAGPQGFFTENTFVVGSVGRMADVKNYPSLIQAFLRVLKEEPAARERFRLLIVGEGTSRRECIEMLREAGAEALAWFPGERADIPELMRTMDLFVLPSLGEGISNTILEAMSTGLPVVATSVGGNVELVKEGYTGMLVPPGEPSALTEAMLRYYRNPDLIIQHGRAARRQIEASFSMETMTQGYLQVYDKALHR is encoded by the coding sequence ATCTTCGAGGGCCATTACCACGCAGCCTCCACTCATTGTTCATGTCATTCATCACCTGGGTGTGGGGGGCTGGAAAATGGTCTTGTAAACCTGATCAATCATATTCCGCCCGAACGTTACCGGCACGCTATCGTATGCCTCAAGGGCTACTCCGATTTTCGTTACCGGATCCTGCGGGAGAATGTGGAAATCGTGGCATTGAACAAGCGCGAAGGACATGATTTCGGTCTTTATCTCAACTTGTTCCGAACACTCCGGCGTTTGAAACCGGATATCGTGCACACCCGCAATCTCGGGACGATGGAGGGGCAAGTTATTGCCGCGGTTGCGGGGGCGCGCGCACGAATCCACGGAGAACATGGCCGGGACATTTTCGATTTGCATGGGAAAAATCGAAAATACAATCTGCTGCGTAAGGCAATTCGTCCTTTCGTCGATCATTTCATTGCTGTCAGCAGAGATCTGGAAAGTTGGCTTGTCGACACCGTGGGAGCAACGCCACAGCGCATTGACCAGATCTACAACGGTGTCGATAGCCTGCGTTTTCATCCACGCGGCGGCACGCCCTTTGGAGCGGGTCCGCAGGGATTTTTTACGGAAAATACTTTTGTAGTGGGTAGCGTCGGAAGAATGGCGGATGTGAAAAATTATCCCAGCCTGATCCAGGCTTTTTTGAGGGTGCTGAAGGAAGAACCTGCGGCCCGCGAACGTTTCCGGCTCCTGATCGTTGGCGAGGGAACTTCGCGGCGGGAATGCATCGAGATGTTGCGTGAAGCCGGTGCGGAAGCACTTGCCTGGTTTCCTGGCGAACGTGCCGATATTCCGGAACTGATGCGCACCATGGATCTTTTTGTTCTCCCCTCGCTCGGCGAAGGCATTTCGAATACCATTCTGGAAGCCATGTCCACCGGTTTGCCAGTCGTCGCTACCAGCGTCGGGGGAAATGTGGAACTTGTAAAGGAAGGATATACGGGAATGCTGGTTCCGCCGGGAGAGCCGTCAGCATTGACGGAAGCGATGCTGAGATACTACAGAAACCCCGACCTGATCATTCAACACGGCAGGGCGGCGCGGCGGCAGATTGAGGCAAGCTTCAGCATGGAGACCATGACCCAAGGCTATCTGCAAGTCTACGACAAGGCCCTGCATCGATAA